The following proteins are encoded in a genomic region of Triticum dicoccoides isolate Atlit2015 ecotype Zavitan chromosome 1B, WEW_v2.0, whole genome shotgun sequence:
- the LOC119336570 gene encoding uncharacterized protein LOC119336570 — MQQRRGRPSGTDGSDFSYRMVVDSRYQRVADGRSRLARLMLVQTLHQVAGGALLLLSLSKGAEINKFAVLSLAAGLLAILLGEFGRRRTVAVFLRLYTSLSSIAIAFSVTCIIRSDLFVKITKQNTAAITSYEMFDVVRVALGVLLQLVVIATTTRLLQNMSPPKRTS; from the exons ATGCAGCAGCGGCGCGGCCGGCCGTCCGGCACGGATGGCTCCGACTTCTCCTACCGCATGGTCGTCGACTCCC GGTACCAGAGGGTCGCCGACGGCAGATCCCGCCTCGCCCGGCTCATGCTCGTGCAG ACACTGCACCAAGTTGCCGGGGGCGCGTTGCTGTTGCTGTCTCTGTCGAAGGGGGCGGAGATAAACAAGTTCGCCGTGCTGTCCTTGGCCGCCGGGCTGCTGGCCATTCTGTTGGGGGAATTTG GGCGGAGGCGGACTGTGGCAGTGTTTCTTCGGTTGTACACAAGCTTGTCATCGATTGCTATTGCATTCTCTGTGACGTGCATTATTCGTTCAGACTTGTTCGTGAAG ATCACGAAGCAAAACACAGCAGCCATTACAAGCTATGAGATGTTTGATGTGGTCCGTGTTGCACTTG GTGTCCTGCTCCAATTGGTGGTCATCGCGACAACCACCAGACTCCTGCAAAACATGTCTCCTCCCAAGAGAACTTCATGA
- the LOC119336579 gene encoding 21 kDa protein-like, producing the protein MARTVGCLWLLLSCWCGLAVAARPAAPSAAAGTGGGNNASFVRAWCAGTEYPALCDATLSPYAAAVGDSPARLACAALNVTLAGVRNATAAMRGMVAGRLPPVAAEAAGDCVSMLGDAVGMLRQSVEAMAQVGAEAEQGHSQERTVRFQVDSVRTWASAALTDGDMCMEGFRGEAAGGGGVREAVRGHVAGLLHLTANALCIVGAMANETAPP; encoded by the coding sequence ATGGCGCGCACCGTTGGCTGCCTGTGGCTGCTCCTCTCGTGCTGGTGCGGCCTCGCCGTCGCGGCGCGGCCGGCGGCGCCGTCGGCCGCCGCTGGCACGGGCGGCGGCAACAACGCGAGCTTCGTGAGGGCGTGGTGCGCGGGGACGGAGTACCCGGCGCTGTGCGACGCGACGCTCTCGCCGTACGCGGCCGCGGTGGGGGACAGCCCGGCGAGGCTGGCGTGCGCCGCGCTGAACGTGACGCTCGCCGGCGTGCGGAACGCGACGGCGGCCATGAGGGGCATGGTGGCCGGACGCCTGCCGCccgtggcggcggaggcggcgggggacTGCGTGAGCATGCTCGGGGACGCCGTAGGCATGCTGAGGCAGTCGGTGGAGGCCATGGCGCAGGTCGGGGCCGAGGCGGAGCAGGGCCACTCGCAGGAGAGGACGGTGAGGTTCCAGGTGGACAGCGTGCGGACGTGGGCCAGCGCGGCGCTCACCGACGGCGACATGTGCATGGAAGGGTTCAGGGGCGaggctgccggcggcggcggcgtgagggAGGCCGTGCGCGGCCACGTCGCGGGCCTCCTGCACCTCACGGCCAACGCGCTTTGCATCGTCGGCGCCATGGCCAACGAAACGGCGCCGCCATAG